The nucleotide sequence CTGGTCTCTTCCTGACCACCGAGGCTGTTGTTGCAGACAAGCCCGAGAAGAACGCTCCGGCTCCCGGCGGCGACGACATGGGCGGCATGGGCGGCTTCTAAGCCCCACAGCTGTAGCGATACAGCGCCAGGCTCACGCTTGAAAACACGCGACGGCGGTCCCCACTCCGGTGGGGGCCGCCGTTGTGCGTCTGCGGCCAGGTTTTCTGGAGCCTGCTGCTGCTGGCTGCCGGGGCGCGGGCGCGTTTAAGTGTCGGTGCGGTCTGGCAGGATTAATGCATGACGATTATTGCTGCCGCCGATGGGTCTGCCCTCGGTAATCCTGGACCGGCCGGCTGGGCCTGGTACGTTGATGACTCCTGTTGGCGCGCGGGAGGGTGGCCGCACGGCACCAACAACCAGGGTGAATTGATGGCTGTGCTTGACCTTTTCCGGTCAACAGCCCACGTACCTCACGAAGAACTGCTGATCCTTTGCGACAGCCAATACGTCATCAATTGCATAACCAAGTGGATGCCGGGCTGGAAGCGAAAGGGTTGGCGGAAGGCCGATGGGAAGCCCGTCTTGAATGTGGACCTCCTCAAAGAGATCGACCACGCGATCGCGGGACGCAAGTACACGTTTGAGTGGGTCAAGGGCCATGCTGGCCATGACCTCAATGAGGCAGCGGACGAGCGCGCACGCGCGGTGGCCACGGCTTATCAGCAGGGCATAGCGCCGCGCAGTGGCCCCGGCTTCCCTGGAGCCCAGGAGAAGGCAACCGCTGCCGGCGAGGGATCTCCGGCAGCGACGACGGTATCGGAGGTACCGGTCCGGCCCGAGCCCGTTGCCGTGGCCTCCGGGGTCGCTTCTGTGTCCGGCTCGAATGCACTTCCGGCGTCCGCGCGTCCTGACCGGAGCATCCGGCCACATTTCGAGCCCACCCTGTTTGGCGAGGCGGGCCTTTTCGGCCAGCCCGACCTGTTCAGCGAACTGGGAGATGACACTTCAGCGCCCGAGCTCTCGGCTGAGGACACCGTCCTTGCCTTGGAACGCGAACTGCTCAGGCCGGACGTCAGGGCCGACATCGGAAGGATCGGAGTTCTCCTTCACCCGGACTTCGCCGAGATCGGCAGCTCGGGACGCTACTGGACACGCGATGCCATGATGATGGCCCTGGAAGAAGACCCGGGAGAGGCAACGGAACTGGAACTCCTGAGCGCGGACCGGCTCAGCGAAAACACCATCCTGCTGACTTACCGCAGTTTCAGCCATTCCGGTTCAGCGCTCCGCAGCTCCGTCTGGACGCTCGACCGGGGCCAATGGCGGCTGCGGTTCCACCAGGGCACGCTCGAAAAACAGTAGCTGAGACAGCCCGGTATAACCTGCAGGGCCGGATGCACAGGGGGAAGACAGCCGGCCCCGCAGGAAATCGAAGCGTCCTGGATCGGGACGTTTGGTCCGAGGGGATCCTAGTAGGCGAAGCGTTGGGTATTGCCTTGTTCCACCTCTGAGTAGCTGGTTGCGGCCGAGGCCAATGCCATGGTGATGGAATCCAGAGAGGCTTCGACCTTGCTTTGGGTGAGCGACCATTCCACCAGGAGGGCCTGGAAGTTGTTGGCCGCTGAGCCTTTCCAGCTGGCCTGCAGTTCTTCCAGGCCGCGTCTCATGGTGTGCACGTCTGTACTGATGCGGTCCACAGTTCCTTTGACGTTGGCGGACTTGAGCTGCAGCAGCTCGGTATCAACGGAGATGACGGTCATGGATGGTGCCTTTCGATGAAGATGTCCCGCCGTATGCGCGGGCTGCTTGGGAAGCGTGGCCACTGCATTCAGCCTAGGGACTGCGCCTGCAGCCCGTAACGGCCCTTCATCGCTATGTGGATAAGACTGCTATGTGCAAAAGCACTATGCGGACGGCACCTCGGCCGGTTCTTCACGGAAGGGGAGGCTGACCACCAAAGTGGCGCCGCCGCCGTCGGTCTCTGTCACCTGGACCGAGCCACCGTGGGAGCCGACGATCGCCGCCACAATCGCCAGTCCCAGGCCGCTGCCACCGGTTTCCCGGGTCCGCGAGGTGTCTGCCCGGTAAAAGCGTTCGAAGATCTTGTTGGTTTCCGACTCCGGAATCCCGGACCCGTGGTCGCGGATCTCAATGACGGACATTTTCCCGGCGGGGGTGGTGCTTACGCCGACGGCGAGCTCAATCGGGCTTCCCTCCGGCGTGTACCGCAAGGCGTTGCCCACCAGGTTCCCAATCACTTGGCGAAGTTTCGCTTCATCCCCCTGGACCGGCGCCGCAGAGGGGGAATCGCCGTCGAGACCTGTGAGGGTGATGGTCCGGTCGCCGGAGGACGCCTTGGTGTCCACCATGGCGTCGTGGGCAAGGAGCTGCAGGTCTACAGGCTTGAGCTGGAGCGGCCGCTGTTCGTCCAGGCGCGCCAGAAGCAGCAGGTCTTCCACCATTGAACCCATCCGCTTGGCTTCGCTTTCGATCCTCCCCATGGCCATGGCCACGTCTTCCTCGGTGGAGAGGGCTCCGTGCCGGTACAGCTCGGAGAAGCCTCGAATAGTCACCAGGGGAGTCCGCAGTTCGTGGGACGCGTCCGCGGCAAAGCGGCGCATCCGGCCCTCAGAGGCGGCACGTGCGGCGAACGAGGCTTCGATGTGGGCGAGCATGGCGTTGAGGGAACCGCCGAGCCTGCCCACTTCGGTATGCGGATTGTCTACTTCCACACGGCGGGAGAGGTCGCCTGCGGCAATGGCCGCTGCGGTCTTTTCCACCTTGGCCAGGGGGCGGAAGGACCGTGCAACTGTCCAGGTGGCTATGAAGAACGCCAGGACCAGCGTCAGCAGGCCGACGCCCACCACCACGAGGACGGCGTGCTCCATGACCTTGTCCACGGGAGTCAGCGGCAGCCCAATGATGACCACGCCATTCTGCCCGTTGGCCACGACTCCCACAGCAACAACCCGCCAGTTGGTTCCGGCGGTTCCCTTGACCTGGAAGGGCGCATTGGCGCGCTGCTTCGCTTCCAGCGGGGTGATGTTGGAAATCGCCGGACGATCGCTCTGGCTGCCGCCGAATGGATACGGTGCAAGGTCAGGGACGTAAAGCGTCAGGGAATAGTCCGTGGGAACCGCGGTGTCTGCGGGCACGGCGCTGTTAGGCTCGGTCAGCCTGTCGAAGGACTGGCGGTCCTGGGCCAAGGCGACAGCGGCCTTGAGCTTGTCGTCGACTTGGCCCTGCAGGTAGCTCTTGACGAGCGTCAGGGTACCCGCGCCGGTCGCCGCGAGGGCAAGCAGGAGCAGGCACATGATGATGGCTACCAGCTGCGACCGCAGGGAAGCCGACTTCCAGCGTTGCAGCAAGGTCAGCGCTTCTCTGCCGTTCGCAGCACGTAGCCCACGCCGCGCTTGGTCTGGATGAGGGCTGCGGCATCGGGATCGATGTCCACCTTGCGGCGAAGGTAGGAAATGTAGGACTCGACGATCGAGGCATCTCCGTTGAAGTCGTATTCCCACACGTGGTCAAGGATCTGGGCCTTGGACAACACGCGGTTGGGGTTGAGCATCAGGTAGCGGAGCAGCTTGAATTCGGTGGGGGACAGCTCGATCACGGTGCCGCCGCGGCGCACTTCATGGGCGTCGTCGTCGAGTTCAAGATCGTCAACGCGGATGACGGCGTCATCGTCCTCCAGCGGCTGCGTGCGGCGGAGTACGGCGCGGATCCGGGCCACAACCTCGTCAAGGCTGAACGGTTTGGTGACGTAGTCATCGCCGCCCACCGTCAGGCCGGTGACCTTGTCTTCGGTGTCATCCTTCGCGGTCAGGAAAAGCACGGGGAAGTGCTTGCCGGCCGCGCGGAGGCGGCGGGTGACGGTGAAACCGTCCATGTCCGGAAGCATGACGTCCAGGACCGCCAGGTCCGGGGCATGAAGGTCGGCGGCGGCGAGGGCTTCGCGACCGTTGGCCGCGGCCACCACCTCGAAGCCGGCGAAACGCAGAGACGTGGAAAGAAGCTCGCGAATGTTGGGCTCGTCGTCAACCACAAGGAGCTTGGCTTCAGGACCGTTCTTTTTCATGACACCCATAGTGCTCCCAGAAACTGGGAGTTCTCTGAATGCTGCATGTGAGCCCCCCAAGTGCCAACGGCGTGTCAGGTTGGTTATGCCTGCAGGACCAACCCGACTCCCAGCGCCACCATGGTCACGGCAATCCCGCCGTCCAGGAACCGCCAGGACAACGGACGGGCGAAGAAGCCGCGGAGGAACCTCGCACCGAATCCCAGGGAACAGAACCAGAGAATACTGCCCACCATGGCGCCGGCCCCGAACCACCACCGCAGGGGACTGCCTTGGGCGTTCGCCAGCGAGCCGATGAGGGCGATGTCCAGGTAGACGTGCGGATTGAGCCAGGTCAGTGCGAGGACGGTGGCTACCGCGGCCAGGGCACCGCCCTTGCGGCCGGTACCACCGTTACCACTGGTGCTTTCGCCCGTCGTCAACGACTGCGGCCGCATGGCGCGCCTGGCCGCCATCACGCCGTACGTCACCAAAAATGCGGCGCCTACATAGCGGAGGACGACGACGGCGGCAGGCGCTGCCGTCATCAGCGCACCTGTACCGAAAACTCCGGCCGCGATCAGGACGGCATCCGAAAGCGCACAGACAGCGACGATGGGGACGAGGTGTTCGCCCCTGATGCCTTGGCGCAGCACGAACGCATTCTGGGCGCCGATGGCAACAATGAGGGCAAGACCCGTGGCCAGGCCGAGGCCTGCGGAATGGAAGTAGTCAAGGGAAGTCACCCTCCCGAAGTTACGGCGGTCCCAAACCTAAGACCAGCTAAAGTTTCTGAATCTGCGTAAGCTGAGCTTATGAGCCAGTTTCCATCCGAACAGTTGCTGACCTTTGCCACTGTCCTCTCCGAGGGCACGTTGGAAGCGGCGGCGCGCATGCTTCACATCACGCCGTCGGCGGTGTCCCAAAGGCTGAAAGCACTGGAACAATCCACGGGCCGGGTCCTGCTGCAACGCAGCAACCCCGCCCTGGCAACTGAAGCCGGCGAGGTTGTCCTGCGGCTGGCGCGGCAGGTGGGACAGCTGGAAGCCGACGCGGGCAAGGAACTGGGTCTGGATGGTGGCCAGCCCCAACTGGCCCTGCCGATCGTGGTCAACGCGGATTCTTTGGCGGTGTGGTTCCTGAAGGCGCTTGCCCAAGTGCCCGGCAGCCATAACGTCACGTTCGATCTCCACCGTGACGACGAGCAGCACTCCACGTCGCTGCTCCGGTCAGGCACGGTCATGGCTGCTGTGACGGCCACGCCCGAGCCCGTCCAAGGCTGCCGCGTCGAAAGCCTCGGCATCATGCGGTACCTCCCCGTGGCCGCTCCGACGTTCGTGGAACGTTGGTTTCCGGGCCTTCCCAAGGGCCTCGACGGCGCAGCACTCAATGCTGCGCCAACAGTGGACTTCGACCGCAAAGACACCTACCAATGGGCCTTCGTCCAGTCCGTGATCAACGCCGAGGGGCGGCCGGTTCCCGAGAGGAAAGGCCCGCGCCACTATGTCCCGGCATCCCAGGACTTTGGCGATGCGATCCGGCTAGGACTCGGCTGGGGTCTCATCCCGGAAGTCCAATGCGGTCCCGACATTGCGGACGGGCGGCTGATAGAGCTCGCTCCGGAGCAGCCTTTCGATGTGCCGCTGTACTGGCAGCGGTGGAGCACGGCGTCCTCTGCACTGGACACGCTCAGCGAGACGGTCCGCCGGGTGTCGGCACAATACCTCCGCCAGTCCTGAAGACGCTAAATCCGAACACGCCCGCCGATGCTTCCAAAAATGTCGGTGCCCCGTTCCACACTTAAAACATGGCAAACTCAGCAGCTCCAGTCAGCATCCATCACCTCACCGGTGAGGTCGAATTCCATGTCACCTACCTGGACACGGACACCGGACGGGTCCGGCGTGAAGACTTCCAGGACCTCATGGAGGCAGAACGCTTCGCCAATGCGCAGCTCCGCGACGCGGACTCCTGGGCCGTCATTGATCAAGTGGACACCACGCCCTCAAACCGGATGGTCGCCTGAACCCCTGGCGGGTCGCCTGAACGCCTTACTCGGGCCGGTTCCCGGCGTGGCCGCCGTGGACGAACGGTGATGACACGCCTTCGTATTTGAGCATCATCATCATGCCCTCGGCAGCATGATCCAGATTGTGGCAGTGATCCATCCAAATTCCCGGGTTGTCGGCATGCAGCAGTACTTCCCATACTTCGCCGGGCAGCACATCCACGGTGTCCAGGACCAGCGGTGAGCCGCTGGGTGCCACGCCGTTCCTGCTCAGGACCTGCACGTGATGACCGTGCGGATGCATCGGGTGGGGTTCGGCGGTCCTGTTCACCACCGTCACTTTCACGGTGTCACCCTCCGCCACCTCAATGGACGGCACCAGCGGGTACGCCGCCCCGTTCACAGTGAAGGCATACCGCGGGACACCATCCACAAAACGAAATTGCCGGTCCAGCACCACTACCTCTTCGCGGGTGACAGCAGAGGCAGGTGGACCGGACGCCTCTGTCGGAGTCCCGGCCAGCGTATTCCCGGCCAGCGTATTCCCGGCGGACAGTGGACTGCCATAATCCAAAAGGTCCAGCACAGGAGTGGTGGCAAAAACGCCTGACGGCGCCCGCCCTTGGGCCGTTGTGGGGAATCCGGGTGGGGCAATGACCACCACGGCGTCGGCTGCCGAATCCGAGCGCAGGGTGACGGGGGAGTCCGGCATGCTGAAAGCAACATCCACCCGGCCGCCCGCTCCCAGCCGCACCAACTTTCCCTTGATGTCCCCGGGCTCATTGACGTCGGTACCGTCCACGGCCACGGCCTTGAAGGACGTGCCTTCCACAAGGTAGCGCTGGGGCAAGGAATCGGTGTTCACCAGCCGCACCCGCACACTCGTCCCCGGGGCGGCCCGGTATTCGCTGCTGCGGTCTGAGGAGCCCAGCAACCCCAGACCGCTGAGGTCGTGCCCCGCCACCACGATATCCGTGTCAGCACGGACCTTCGCGGGATGGTGCACGACGAATGCGCCGTAGAGGCCCTTGCGGACCCCCTCGGCCGAATCCTGATGTGTGTGATACCAGTACGTACCGGCCTGTGCTGCGGTGAAGCGGTAGGTGGTGGACTGGCCAGGCATCACTGCGTCCTGTGTTGCGCCAGCCACTCCGTCCATGGCATTGGGGACGTCGTAGCCGTGCCAATGGACAGTCACACCGGCGGCGACATCCCGGTTCTTGAGAACCACCTCCACTACCTCGCCCAGCGTGGCTTCTATCATCGGGCCAGGAACGCTCCCGAAGGTCCAGGCTTCCGTGGTTCGTCCGGATGGCAGGGTCAGCTGCTCCACCCGGGCTGTCAGTTCGTAGTGCCGGACCACCGCATCTTTGGGTGTCTCACCCACAAGGCTGGTCACCGGCGTCGGGTCCGCGACCGTGGCGGCGCTGTTACCGCGGTGATGGCTTACAGCGGCGGCTATCGCCGCGCCATCGGCGGAGCGGCTCCCGAGCCATGCAAAGACTCCCGACCCCAACACTGTGCAAAGCATAAGGGCGGCCACGGCGGCCGACGCCGTCGTCGAACGTCTGCCATGGGTTCGCGCGACGCCGGTGCCGGCCGGCTTTCCCAGGGCGATCCAGGCGATCAGCATTGTTCCGCCCACCATGAAGAGTAGTACTGCGATGCTCCACGGTGCGGGGAACGGTCCGAGGACCAGGACTAGAACCAGTGCGGCGGCAGCGGACGAGGCCGCCGCCACCATTGCCATCACCGCCCCTCGGCGGCTTCGCCCGAACCACCACCGGGCCCTGGCAGGTTTGGCGCCGGTGTTCCGCCTCCTCAGCAAGAACGGAACACCGGCCATCGCGGCCCAAGCCGCGGGGATGGCGGTCAGAGGCAGACTGATGATTATGCGTTCGCTGGCAAACCACCAACCGCCGGCCACCAAAGACGGAAGCAAGGCATAGCGTGACACCGTCACGATCACGGCAACACCCACCAACAGCAAAGCCAGGTCAATCCCGCGGCGCGGCCCCGGCTTCGGGTCAGTGCTTGAAACAACAGTCATCCACACGGCAGCCGTCCAGGCTGCGGCCGCGAGGATGGACAACACCAAATCCACCGCCAGCAGCTGCGAGGTATTCACAGCTGCCTTTGCTCAGGCTGCGCTGGAGGAGGCAGAAGCATCCGAAGCAGCAGCTTTCGGAGGCAACGGCTGCGGATTGAGGGCCGCTGCGCGTGCGCGGTTGAAGAGCCAGTAGGACATGAAGATCATCAGCACACCGGTGATCGGGTGGATAGAGACAACCCATGATCCGGCAGGGGTGATGAAGTCTTCCGAAGAACCGGTCAACATGCCGCCGATGATGAAAATGAACAGCTGG is from Paenarthrobacter nicotinovorans and encodes:
- a CDS encoding ribonuclease HI family protein, encoding MTIIAAADGSALGNPGPAGWAWYVDDSCWRAGGWPHGTNNQGELMAVLDLFRSTAHVPHEELLILCDSQYVINCITKWMPGWKRKGWRKADGKPVLNVDLLKEIDHAIAGRKYTFEWVKGHAGHDLNEAADERARAVATAYQQGIAPRSGPGFPGAQEKATAAGEGSPAATTVSEVPVRPEPVAVASGVASVSGSNALPASARPDRSIRPHFEPTLFGEAGLFGQPDLFSELGDDTSAPELSAEDTVLALERELLRPDVRADIGRIGVLLHPDFAEIGSSGRYWTRDAMMMALEEDPGEATELELLSADRLSENTILLTYRSFSHSGSALRSSVWTLDRGQWRLRFHQGTLEKQ
- a CDS encoding WXG100 family type VII secretion target — protein: MTVISVDTELLQLKSANVKGTVDRISTDVHTMRRGLEELQASWKGSAANNFQALLVEWSLTQSKVEASLDSITMALASAATSYSEVEQGNTQRFAY
- a CDS encoding sensor histidine kinase gives rise to the protein MLQRWKSASLRSQLVAIIMCLLLLALAATGAGTLTLVKSYLQGQVDDKLKAAVALAQDRQSFDRLTEPNSAVPADTAVPTDYSLTLYVPDLAPYPFGGSQSDRPAISNITPLEAKQRANAPFQVKGTAGTNWRVVAVGVVANGQNGVVIIGLPLTPVDKVMEHAVLVVVGVGLLTLVLAFFIATWTVARSFRPLAKVEKTAAAIAAGDLSRRVEVDNPHTEVGRLGGSLNAMLAHIEASFAARAASEGRMRRFAADASHELRTPLVTIRGFSELYRHGALSTEEDVAMAMGRIESEAKRMGSMVEDLLLLARLDEQRPLQLKPVDLQLLAHDAMVDTKASSGDRTITLTGLDGDSPSAAPVQGDEAKLRQVIGNLVGNALRYTPEGSPIELAVGVSTTPAGKMSVIEIRDHGSGIPESETNKIFERFYRADTSRTRETGGSGLGLAIVAAIVGSHGGSVQVTETDGGGATLVVSLPFREEPAEVPSA
- a CDS encoding response regulator transcription factor gives rise to the protein MKKNGPEAKLLVVDDEPNIRELLSTSLRFAGFEVVAAANGREALAAADLHAPDLAVLDVMLPDMDGFTVTRRLRAAGKHFPVLFLTAKDDTEDKVTGLTVGGDDYVTKPFSLDEVVARIRAVLRRTQPLEDDDAVIRVDDLELDDDAHEVRRGGTVIELSPTEFKLLRYLMLNPNRVLSKAQILDHVWEYDFNGDASIVESYISYLRRKVDIDPDAAALIQTKRGVGYVLRTAEKR
- a CDS encoding LysE/ArgO family amino acid transporter, producing MTSLDYFHSAGLGLATGLALIVAIGAQNAFVLRQGIRGEHLVPIVAVCALSDAVLIAAGVFGTGALMTAAPAAVVVLRYVGAAFLVTYGVMAARRAMRPQSLTTGESTSGNGGTGRKGGALAAVATVLALTWLNPHVYLDIALIGSLANAQGSPLRWWFGAGAMVGSILWFCSLGFGARFLRGFFARPLSWRFLDGGIAVTMVALGVGLVLQA
- a CDS encoding LysR family transcriptional regulator ArgP encodes the protein MSQFPSEQLLTFATVLSEGTLEAAARMLHITPSAVSQRLKALEQSTGRVLLQRSNPALATEAGEVVLRLARQVGQLEADAGKELGLDGGQPQLALPIVVNADSLAVWFLKALAQVPGSHNVTFDLHRDDEQHSTSLLRSGTVMAAVTATPEPVQGCRVESLGIMRYLPVAAPTFVERWFPGLPKGLDGAALNAAPTVDFDRKDTYQWAFVQSVINAEGRPVPERKGPRHYVPASQDFGDAIRLGLGWGLIPEVQCGPDIADGRLIELAPEQPFDVPLYWQRWSTASSALDTLSETVRRVSAQYLRQS
- a CDS encoding multicopper oxidase family protein; this translates as MNTSQLLAVDLVLSILAAAAWTAAVWMTVVSSTDPKPGPRRGIDLALLLVGVAVIVTVSRYALLPSLVAGGWWFASERIIISLPLTAIPAAWAAMAGVPFLLRRRNTGAKPARARWWFGRSRRGAVMAMVAAASSAAAALVLVLVLGPFPAPWSIAVLLFMVGGTMLIAWIALGKPAGTGVARTHGRRSTTASAAVAALMLCTVLGSGVFAWLGSRSADGAAIAAAVSHHRGNSAATVADPTPVTSLVGETPKDAVVRHYELTARVEQLTLPSGRTTEAWTFGSVPGPMIEATLGEVVEVVLKNRDVAAGVTVHWHGYDVPNAMDGVAGATQDAVMPGQSTTYRFTAAQAGTYWYHTHQDSAEGVRKGLYGAFVVHHPAKVRADTDIVVAGHDLSGLGLLGSSDRSSEYRAAPGTSVRVRLVNTDSLPQRYLVEGTSFKAVAVDGTDVNEPGDIKGKLVRLGAGGRVDVAFSMPDSPVTLRSDSAADAVVVIAPPGFPTTAQGRAPSGVFATTPVLDLLDYGSPLSAGNTLAGNTLAGTPTEASGPPASAVTREEVVVLDRQFRFVDGVPRYAFTVNGAAYPLVPSIEVAEGDTVKVTVVNRTAEPHPMHPHGHHVQVLSRNGVAPSGSPLVLDTVDVLPGEVWEVLLHADNPGIWMDHCHNLDHAAEGMMMMLKYEGVSSPFVHGGHAGNRPE